A DNA window from Streptomyces sp. CA-278952 contains the following coding sequences:
- a CDS encoding Rv3235 family protein, giving the protein MSTDRTRPAGRRDQSGPRSVPPQRSRRLQPHRPQRPHQWFAERLLAVLSGQRPVHWMLGHTIGEAYDQLAELAPTTPLGATRGSRPVLRHCRGAQPATGVVEAFASIAAGDRVRAMAFRLEQGPDQRWRCAAVELGGERLTAGAPGPR; this is encoded by the coding sequence ATGAGCACGGACAGGACGAGGCCCGCGGGCCGACGCGACCAGAGTGGTCCCCGGTCAGTACCTCCGCAGCGGTCCCGCCGCTTGCAGCCCCACCGGCCGCAGCGGCCCCACCAGTGGTTCGCCGAGCGCCTGCTCGCGGTCCTCAGCGGCCAGCGCCCGGTGCACTGGATGCTCGGCCACACCATCGGCGAGGCCTACGACCAGCTCGCCGAGCTGGCCCCGACCACCCCGCTGGGGGCCACCCGGGGCAGCCGCCCCGTCCTCCGCCACTGCCGCGGGGCCCAGCCCGCCACCGGCGTGGTCGAGGCGTTCGCCAGCATCGCCGCGGGCGACCGGGTCCGGGCGATGGCCTTCCGCCTGGAGCAGGGCCCCGACCAGCGCTGGCGCTGCGCCGCGGTGGAACTGGGCGGCGAACGCCTCACGGCCGGCGCCCCGGGGCCCCGGTGA
- a CDS encoding DUF6912 family protein, whose translation MRVYVPLTLSGLAAAHGAGEVGPGPLTAYAVTPGLREWYVSDDIEELEYAALNRAAAASLRMIAGKPDEVRRRVVVAVDVPDGAAVADPDHGLSAASLGEVRIAAALPLAKAAAVHVDADDAEKDVAAAAAVLGAADLGDDDAQFTVDGAEDHELLWFGVQEIPQLIC comes from the coding sequence ATGCGCGTGTACGTCCCCCTGACCCTCTCCGGTCTCGCAGCGGCGCACGGTGCGGGCGAGGTCGGACCCGGGCCGCTGACCGCCTACGCGGTGACCCCGGGGCTGCGCGAGTGGTACGTCTCCGACGACATCGAGGAGCTGGAGTACGCGGCGCTCAACCGGGCCGCCGCCGCCTCGCTCCGGATGATCGCGGGGAAGCCGGACGAGGTGCGCCGCCGGGTCGTCGTGGCCGTCGACGTGCCGGACGGGGCCGCCGTCGCGGACCCCGACCACGGGCTGAGCGCGGCATCGCTCGGCGAGGTGCGGATCGCCGCCGCGCTGCCGCTGGCCAAGGCGGCGGCGGTGCACGTGGACGCCGACGACGCGGAGAAGGACGTGGCCGCCGCGGCGGCGGTGCTGGGAGCGGCGGACCTCGGCGACGACGACGCGCAGTTCACCGTGGACGGGGCCGAGGACCACGAGCTCCTCTGGTTCGGCGTCCAGGAGATTCCGCAGCTCATCTGTTGA
- a CDS encoding HAD family hydrolase, whose protein sequence is MTSGTTRTHLVWDWNGTLLDDTHAVIRATNAAFAEVELAPITLEQYREMYTIPIPRFYERFLGRLPTEAEWERMDGIFHRYYAEQRAGCGLTAGVEELLHRWQRAGRSQSLLSMYGHEQLVPVVRGYGIEPRFVRVEGRTGPSGGSKALHMERHFEALARVGGAGGIAPENAVVIGDALDDAVAAAHVGARAVLYTGGSHSRSSLEGAGVPVVDSLGEAVALAETFGA, encoded by the coding sequence ATGACTTCGGGGACGACACGCACACATCTGGTCTGGGACTGGAACGGCACGCTGCTGGATGACACCCATGCCGTCATCCGGGCGACCAACGCCGCCTTCGCGGAGGTCGAGCTGGCGCCGATCACGCTGGAGCAGTACCGGGAGATGTACACGATCCCCATACCCCGGTTCTACGAGCGGTTCCTGGGCCGGCTGCCCACCGAGGCCGAGTGGGAGCGGATGGACGGCATCTTCCACCGGTACTACGCCGAGCAGCGGGCGGGCTGTGGGCTCACCGCCGGGGTGGAGGAGCTGCTGCATCGCTGGCAGCGGGCCGGGCGCAGTCAGTCGCTGCTCAGCATGTACGGGCACGAGCAGCTGGTGCCGGTGGTGCGGGGGTACGGAATCGAGCCGCGTTTCGTCCGCGTCGAGGGGCGTACGGGGCCGTCCGGCGGGAGCAAGGCGCTCCACATGGAGCGGCACTTCGAGGCGCTGGCCAGGGTGGGCGGGGCAGGCGGGATCGCGCCGGAGAATGCGGTGGTCATCGGGGACGCGCTGGACGACGCGGTGGCGGCGGCGCATGTGGGGGCCCGGGCGGTGCTGTACACCGGGGGGTCGCACAGTCGGAGCAGCCTGGAGGGGGCGGGGGTGCCGGTGGTGGACAGCCTGGGGGAGGCGGTGGCGTTGGCGGAGACGTTTGGCGCGTAG
- a CDS encoding DJ-1/PfpI family protein codes for MPQKILIVTGDAAESLEVLYPYQRLLEEGYEVDIAAPERKTLRFVVHDFEPGFDTYTEKPGYTWPADLSFSEVDPGAYIALVIPGGRAPEYLRNNAELRKIVGAFFSADRPVAQICHGPLITAATGSLSGRNVTAYPALEPDMQSAGATFQDTEAVVDGTVVSSRAWPDHPAWMREFLKVLRTQ; via the coding sequence ATGCCGCAGAAGATCCTCATCGTCACCGGCGACGCCGCCGAGTCACTCGAAGTCCTCTACCCGTACCAACGGCTGCTGGAGGAGGGTTACGAGGTCGACATCGCGGCCCCCGAGCGCAAGACGCTGCGCTTCGTGGTCCACGACTTCGAGCCCGGCTTCGACACGTACACGGAGAAGCCCGGCTACACCTGGCCCGCCGACCTGTCCTTCTCCGAGGTCGACCCCGGGGCGTACATCGCCCTGGTGATCCCCGGCGGCCGCGCCCCCGAGTACCTCCGCAACAACGCCGAACTGCGGAAGATCGTCGGCGCGTTCTTCTCCGCGGACCGCCCGGTCGCCCAGATCTGTCACGGGCCCCTGATCACCGCCGCCACCGGCAGCCTCAGCGGCCGCAACGTCACGGCCTACCCGGCGCTGGAACCGGACATGCAGAGCGCGGGCGCGACCTTCCAGGACACGGAGGCGGTCGTGGACGGCACCGTGGTCTCCTCCCGAGCCTGGCCGGACCACCCGGCCTGGATGCGAGAGTTCCTGAAGGTACTGCGCACCCAATAA